The Rhizobium sp. BT03 genome has a window encoding:
- a CDS encoding TlpA disulfide reductase family protein: MTTKKSLGLPSVKWIAIAAVAGVVAGAAAVYVKETGIGNGGGETASAECKLTRDRIASVTPLMKGQVAAMVAAYEPRKLTAVSFNGPDGKPLTLDHFAGKTVLLNLWATWCVPCREEMPALNALEKEMGSDKFQVVPVNIDSGDDEKPKTFLAETGVDALQLYRDNTIAVFNSLKKEGLAMGLPVTLLLDDKGCLISAMNGPAAWDSDDAKALIKGVIGS; this comes from the coding sequence ATGACGACAAAGAAATCCCTCGGGCTGCCATCCGTGAAATGGATCGCGATAGCGGCCGTTGCGGGCGTCGTTGCCGGTGCGGCAGCGGTATACGTGAAGGAGACGGGGATTGGCAATGGTGGCGGTGAAACGGCGTCGGCCGAATGCAAGCTGACCCGGGATCGCATCGCCAGCGTCACGCCGCTGATGAAGGGGCAGGTGGCCGCCATGGTCGCCGCTTATGAGCCACGCAAGCTGACCGCGGTCTCCTTCAACGGCCCGGACGGCAAGCCGCTGACGCTCGATCATTTCGCCGGCAAGACCGTGCTCCTCAATCTCTGGGCGACATGGTGCGTGCCCTGCCGTGAGGAGATGCCGGCGCTGAACGCGCTGGAAAAGGAGATGGGCAGCGACAAGTTCCAGGTCGTGCCCGTCAATATCGACAGCGGCGATGACGAGAAGCCGAAGACCTTCCTGGCCGAGACCGGCGTCGATGCGCTGCAGCTCTATCGCGACAATACGATTGCGGTGTTCAACAGCCTGAAGAAGGAGGGCCTCGCCATGGGGCTGCCGGTGACGCTGTTGCTCGACGACAAGGGATGCCTGATTTCGGCGATGAACGGCCCGGCTGCCTGGGACAGCGACGATGCCAAGGCGTTGATCAAGGGCGTGATTGGGTCGTAA
- a CDS encoding 3-hydroxybutyryl-CoA dehydrogenase, producing MNAVLKNIGIIGAGQMGCGIAHVSAAAGYRVHIYDLSQDRIESGLATINGNLARLVTNGKMTEEERKSTLSLITGSSDVNDLAPSDLVIEAATEDETVKRKIYAQVCPVLKPEALLATNTSSLSITRLAAATDRPERFMGIHFMNPVPVMKLVELVRGIATDEKTFSAAKEFVGTLEKTITVAEDFPAFIVNRILLPMINEAIYTLYEGVGTVDAIDTAMKLGANHPMGPLQLADFIGLDTCLSIMQVLHDGLADSKYRPCPLLVKYVEAGWLGRKSGRGFYDYRGEVPVPTR from the coding sequence ATGAATGCGGTGTTGAAGAATATTGGGATTATCGGTGCCGGCCAGATGGGCTGCGGCATCGCGCATGTTTCGGCCGCCGCAGGTTACAGGGTTCACATCTACGATCTCTCGCAGGATCGCATCGAGTCCGGCCTTGCCACCATCAATGGCAACCTGGCCCGTCTGGTGACGAACGGCAAGATGACCGAAGAGGAACGCAAGTCGACCTTGTCGCTCATCACAGGCTCGTCCGATGTCAACGATCTCGCCCCGTCCGATCTCGTCATCGAGGCGGCCACCGAGGATGAGACGGTCAAGCGCAAGATCTATGCGCAGGTCTGTCCGGTCCTGAAGCCGGAAGCGCTGCTCGCGACCAACACCTCTTCCCTTTCCATCACCCGGCTTGCTGCCGCCACCGACCGCCCCGAACGCTTCATGGGCATTCATTTCATGAATCCGGTGCCGGTGATGAAGCTGGTCGAACTGGTGCGCGGCATCGCCACCGATGAGAAGACCTTCTCCGCCGCCAAGGAATTCGTCGGCACGCTGGAAAAGACCATCACCGTCGCCGAGGATTTCCCGGCCTTCATCGTCAACCGCATCCTGCTGCCGATGATCAACGAGGCGATCTACACGCTCTATGAAGGCGTCGGCACGGTCGACGCCATCGACACGGCGATGAAGCTCGGCGCCAACCATCCGATGGGACCGCTGCAGCTTGCCGATTTCATCGGCCTCGACACCTGCCTCTCGATCATGCAGGTGCTGCATGACGGCCTGGCGGACTCGAAATACCGCCCCTGCCCGCTGCTGGTGAAATATGTCGAAGCCGGCTGGCTCGGACGCAAATCCGGCCGCGGCTTCTACGACTATCGCGGCGAAGTGCCGGTCCCGACGCGGTAA
- a CDS encoding electron transfer flavoprotein subunit alpha/FixB family protein, whose translation MTILLLADHDNVSLSDQTAKALTAATQIGSDIHVLVAGKGAKAAADAAAKLTGVSKVLLAESDELANNLAEPLADLIVSLSASYDTILSAATSVGKNVLPRVAALLDVAQVSEIIEVISSDTFKRPIYAGNAIQTVQASDAKKVITVRTASFASASEGGSATVEAIPAISNPGLSRFVGDALSASDRPELTSAKIILSGGRALGSAEKFREVILPLADKLGAAVGASRAAVDAGYAPNDWQVGQTGKVVAPQLYIAAGISGAIQHLAGMKDSKVIVAINKDEEAPIFQVADYGLVADLFEALPELEKAL comes from the coding sequence ATGACCATTCTTCTTCTGGCCGACCACGACAATGTCAGCCTTTCCGACCAGACCGCCAAGGCGCTGACGGCAGCGACCCAGATCGGCTCCGACATTCATGTTCTCGTCGCCGGCAAGGGCGCCAAGGCTGCGGCCGATGCCGCCGCCAAACTCACCGGCGTCTCCAAGGTACTGCTGGCCGAAAGCGACGAACTTGCCAACAATCTGGCCGAACCGCTTGCCGACCTGATCGTCTCGCTCTCCGCCAGCTACGACACGATCCTCTCGGCCGCCACCTCGGTCGGCAAGAACGTGCTGCCGCGGGTCGCCGCCCTGCTCGATGTCGCCCAGGTCTCGGAGATCATCGAAGTGATCTCATCCGATACCTTCAAGCGGCCGATCTATGCCGGCAATGCCATCCAGACGGTGCAGGCAAGCGATGCCAAGAAGGTCATCACCGTGCGCACCGCCTCGTTTGCCTCGGCATCTGAAGGCGGTTCGGCGACGGTGGAGGCAATCCCGGCAATCTCCAATCCGGGTCTGTCGCGTTTCGTCGGCGATGCGCTGTCGGCCTCCGACCGTCCGGAGCTGACCTCGGCGAAGATCATCCTTTCCGGCGGCCGGGCGCTCGGTTCTGCCGAGAAGTTCAGGGAGGTCATCCTGCCGCTTGCCGACAAGCTCGGCGCTGCCGTCGGTGCATCCCGTGCGGCCGTCGATGCCGGTTATGCGCCGAACGACTGGCAGGTCGGCCAGACCGGCAAGGTCGTCGCGCCGCAGCTCTATATTGCCGCCGGCATCTCCGGGGCGATCCAGCATCTGGCCGGCATGAAGGATAGTAAGGTGATCGTCGCCATCAACAAGGACGAGGAGGCGCCGATCTTCCAGGTTGCCGACTACGGCCTCGTCGCCGATCTGTTCGAGGCCCTGCCGGAACTGGAAAAGGCGCTCTGA
- a CDS encoding electron transfer flavoprotein subunit beta/FixA family protein, producing the protein MKILVPVKRVVDYNVKIRVKPDGSGVELANVKMSMNPFDEISVEEALRLKEAGKAEEVVVVSIGPAKAEETLRTALAMGADRAILVETDDAVEPLAVAKILKGVADAEQPGLIIVGKQAIDDDSNQTGQMLAALLGTAQATFASKIEIETSGSGGKATVTREVDGGLQTIEIKLPAVITSDLRLNEPRYASLPNIMKAKKKPLDKKSPADFGVDTTPRLKVLKTEEPSGRKAGVKVKSVAELVDKLKNEAGVL; encoded by the coding sequence ATGAAGATTCTCGTGCCCGTCAAGCGCGTCGTCGACTACAACGTGAAGATCCGGGTGAAGCCGGATGGTTCCGGTGTCGAGCTTGCCAATGTGAAGATGTCGATGAACCCGTTCGACGAGATCTCGGTGGAAGAGGCGCTGCGTCTGAAGGAGGCCGGCAAGGCTGAGGAAGTGGTGGTGGTGTCGATCGGCCCTGCGAAGGCCGAGGAGACGCTGCGCACGGCGCTTGCCATGGGTGCCGACCGGGCGATCCTGGTCGAGACCGACGATGCCGTCGAGCCGCTGGCGGTCGCCAAGATCCTCAAGGGTGTGGCCGATGCCGAACAGCCGGGATTGATCATCGTCGGCAAACAGGCGATCGACGATGACAGCAACCAGACCGGCCAGATGCTGGCGGCCCTGCTCGGCACCGCCCAGGCGACCTTCGCCTCGAAGATCGAGATCGAAACCTCAGGTTCTGGGGGCAAGGCAACCGTGACCCGCGAGGTCGATGGCGGTCTGCAGACGATCGAGATCAAGCTGCCGGCGGTGATCACCTCGGATCTGCGTCTCAACGAACCGCGTTATGCCTCGCTGCCGAACATCATGAAGGCGAAGAAGAAGCCGCTCGACAAGAAGAGCCCGGCCGATTTCGGTGTCGACACGACGCCGCGGCTGAAGGTGCTGAAGACCGAGGAACCGTCGGGCCGCAAGGCCGGCGTCAAGGTCAAGTCTGTGGCCGAGCTGGTCGACAAGCTCAAGAACGAAGCCGGCGTGCTTTAA
- a CDS encoding rhomboid family intramembrane serine protease, with protein sequence MFIPFHDANTLKHIKVQWVTLSLIALNVAVWLLTSLESEQAAQATIVGLGYIPAIAFGDAVLAQGLEIVPEPLTYLTYAFVHSGFWHLASNMIFLWVFGDNVEDAMGHLRFLIFYLLCAAAGALCHGLLTMTSQAPLVGASGAISGVVAAYVMLHPRVRVWVLVFFRLPLPLPAFVPLLLWIGQQFFMLAIAPDGDVSWGAHVGGILAGAVLILVLRRQGVPLFDREIVTPRAVKSDAGTGPAISADAAGRRIQRLPWGRRRQEY encoded by the coding sequence ATGTTCATACCATTTCACGACGCCAATACGCTGAAACATATCAAGGTCCAGTGGGTGACGCTCTCGCTGATCGCATTGAATGTCGCGGTCTGGCTCTTGACCAGCCTGGAGAGCGAGCAGGCAGCCCAGGCAACGATCGTCGGGCTCGGCTATATCCCGGCGATCGCCTTTGGCGACGCGGTGCTGGCGCAGGGGCTGGAAATCGTGCCGGAGCCGCTGACTTACCTCACCTATGCCTTCGTCCATTCCGGCTTCTGGCATCTGGCCTCCAACATGATCTTCCTCTGGGTTTTCGGCGATAATGTCGAGGACGCGATGGGACATCTGCGCTTCCTGATTTTCTATCTGCTCTGCGCGGCCGCCGGCGCGCTCTGCCACGGCCTGCTGACCATGACCTCGCAAGCGCCGCTGGTCGGCGCCTCGGGGGCGATCTCCGGCGTGGTTGCCGCCTACGTCATGCTGCATCCGCGCGTCAGGGTCTGGGTGCTGGTATTCTTCCGTCTGCCGCTGCCCCTGCCGGCCTTCGTGCCGCTGCTTTTATGGATCGGCCAGCAGTTTTTCATGCTGGCGATCGCACCCGACGGCGACGTGTCCTGGGGCGCCCATGTCGGCGGCATCCTTGCCGGGGCTGTCCTGATCCTGGTGCTGCGCCGACAAGGTGTGCCGCTCTTCGACCGGGAAATCGTCACGCCCCGGGCTGTGAAAAGTGATGCCGGCACCGGTCCGGCCATCAGCGCCGACGCCGCCGGGCGGAGGATTCAACGCCTTCCCTGGGGGCGGCGCCGACAAGAATATTGA
- a CDS encoding cob(I)yrinic acid a,c-diamide adenosyltransferase gives MVKLNKIYTKTGDDGTTGLVAGPRRTKDDLRVEAYGTIDEANSAIGLARLHTSGLPELDAMLMSIQNDLFDLGADLATPDTGEPPAYEPLRIVETQIDRVERDIDRLNAGLEPLKSFVLPGGSPAAAQLHLARTIARRAERLMVALARTDGEIVSEPARKYVNRLSDFLFVAARHANDRGQADVLWVPGKNR, from the coding sequence ATGGTAAAGCTCAACAAGATCTACACCAAAACCGGCGACGACGGCACAACCGGGCTGGTTGCCGGCCCGCGCCGGACGAAGGACGATCTGCGCGTCGAGGCCTATGGCACGATCGACGAGGCCAATTCCGCGATCGGCCTGGCGCGGCTGCACACATCAGGCCTGCCCGAACTCGACGCCATGCTGATGTCGATCCAGAACGATCTCTTCGATCTCGGTGCCGATCTTGCCACCCCCGATACCGGCGAGCCGCCGGCCTATGAACCGCTGCGGATCGTCGAGACGCAGATCGACCGGGTGGAGCGCGATATCGACCGGTTGAACGCCGGCCTGGAGCCGCTGAAATCTTTCGTCCTGCCGGGCGGCAGCCCGGCCGCCGCGCAGTTGCATCTGGCCCGCACGATTGCGCGTCGCGCCGAACGTCTGATGGTGGCGCTGGCCCGCACCGACGGCGAAATCGTCAGCGAACCGGCGAGAAAATATGTCAACCGGCTCTCCGATTTCCTCTTCGTCGCCGCACGTCATGCAAATGACCGGGGCCAAGCGGATGTGCTTTGGGTTCCGGGAAAAAACAGATAG
- a CDS encoding twin transmembrane helix small protein, whose translation MSTVTYILAIIVMGLVALVLIRGLFNMMKGGDANRSNKLMQLRVLLQAIAVILIMLTLWITGGGRPT comes from the coding sequence ATGTCCACGGTCACCTATATCCTTGCGATCATCGTCATGGGCCTCGTCGCCCTCGTGCTGATCCGCGGCCTCTTCAACATGATGAAGGGCGGCGACGCCAACCGTTCCAACAAACTGATGCAGCTTCGCGTCCTGCTACAGGCCATCGCCGTCATCCTGATCATGCTGACACTCTGGATCACCGGCGGCGGCCGGCCGACGTGA
- a CDS encoding SDR family oxidoreductase gives MAAERSIVVTGCSSGIGAHCARALKADGWRVFATVRKPEDLPGLEADGIEALLMDYARSETISDLVGAVLERSGGRIDALFNNGAYGQPGAVEDLSTAALRAQFEANFFGWHELTRQVIPAMRRHGRGRIVQCSSILGVVPYRYRGAYTASKFALEGLSITLRMELQGSGIHVSLIEPGPIATRFTANALAKIKEHIDLENSPHAADYVRQLARLDGSGPVSRHKLGPEAVYSVLKHALNSKNPRPHYPVTTPAKQGMFLKRLLPADLFYRLMRWTD, from the coding sequence ATGGCGGCAGAGCGCAGCATCGTCGTGACCGGATGCTCGTCCGGTATCGGCGCTCATTGTGCGCGGGCGCTGAAAGCCGACGGCTGGCGCGTCTTCGCGACGGTGCGCAAACCGGAAGACCTGCCGGGCTTGGAAGCGGACGGCATCGAAGCCTTGCTGATGGACTATGCCAGGAGCGAGACGATTTCCGATCTCGTCGGCGCGGTGCTGGAACGCAGCGGCGGCCGCATCGATGCGCTCTTCAACAATGGCGCCTACGGCCAGCCGGGCGCCGTCGAGGATCTTTCGACGGCAGCGCTGCGCGCCCAGTTCGAGGCGAATTTCTTCGGCTGGCATGAACTGACGCGGCAGGTGATTCCGGCGATGCGCAGGCACGGCCGGGGCCGGATCGTGCAATGCTCGTCCATTCTCGGCGTCGTGCCCTATCGCTATCGCGGCGCCTACACCGCTTCCAAATTCGCGCTCGAAGGCCTCAGCATCACGCTGCGCATGGAGCTGCAGGGCAGCGGCATCCATGTGAGCCTGATCGAGCCGGGGCCGATCGCCACACGTTTCACCGCCAACGCGCTCGCAAAGATCAAGGAGCATATCGACCTTGAGAATTCGCCGCACGCGGCCGACTATGTCAGGCAACTGGCAAGACTCGATGGATCCGGCCCAGTCAGCCGCCACAAGCTCGGCCCGGAAGCGGTCTATTCCGTCTTGAAGCACGCATTGAACTCGAAAAATCCAAGGCCACATTATCCTGTAACGACACCGGCTAAACAGGGCATGTTCCTGAAGCGGCTGCTTCCGGCAGACCTCTTCTACCGCCTGATGCGCTGGACGGACTGA
- a CDS encoding YihY/virulence factor BrkB family protein, which translates to MPKALRTIYDVVYDAICHMVEDDGFAMASHVALSSLLAVFPFLIFGTALASFLGADQFSSTAIHLIFDTWPEAIAKPLADQVLQVLTIPRGGLLTISVLAAAYFASNGVEALRISLNRAYRVQETRPWYFTRLASLGYVLIAVIIFAAISILLVAVPLALDYARNWFPLFADTLEIVFSWRIYGTLVVLTVGLLVMHLWLPAGKRRVFDVIPGVLLTLLLWLAGALIFAYYLATFANYTATYAGLASVMIVLIFLYMVGVIFIIGAEINAALIKFRVFRMFSHTLSIVGRQRVERPSEPDKAANIGP; encoded by the coding sequence ATGCCGAAGGCGCTGCGCACGATCTACGACGTGGTCTATGACGCGATCTGTCACATGGTCGAGGATGACGGCTTCGCCATGGCGAGCCATGTGGCGCTGTCGAGCCTGCTTGCGGTTTTCCCCTTCCTGATCTTCGGCACGGCGCTGGCAAGCTTCCTCGGCGCCGATCAATTTTCCTCGACCGCCATCCATCTGATCTTCGACACCTGGCCGGAAGCGATCGCCAAGCCGCTCGCCGACCAGGTGCTGCAGGTGCTGACCATTCCGCGCGGCGGGCTGCTGACGATCTCGGTGCTGGCGGCCGCCTATTTCGCCTCGAACGGCGTCGAGGCGCTGCGCATCTCGCTCAACCGCGCCTACCGGGTGCAGGAGACGCGGCCGTGGTATTTCACCCGCCTCGCCAGCCTCGGCTATGTGCTGATCGCGGTGATCATCTTTGCGGCAATCAGCATCCTGCTGGTCGCCGTGCCGCTGGCGCTCGATTATGCCAGGAATTGGTTTCCGCTGTTTGCCGATACACTCGAGATCGTTTTCAGCTGGCGCATCTACGGCACGCTTGTGGTGCTGACCGTCGGGCTGCTGGTCATGCATCTCTGGCTGCCGGCCGGCAAACGGCGGGTCTTCGACGTCATTCCGGGCGTACTGCTGACCCTGCTGCTCTGGCTTGCCGGGGCGCTGATCTTTGCCTATTATCTGGCGACCTTCGCCAACTACACCGCAACCTATGCCGGTCTCGCCTCGGTCATGATCGTGCTGATCTTCCTCTATATGGTCGGCGTCATCTTCATCATCGGCGCCGAGATCAATGCGGCGCTGATCAAATTCCGTGTTTTCCGGATGTTTTCCCACACGCTTTCGATTGTCGGCAGGCAGCGGGTCGAAAGGCCATCAGAGCCCGACAAGGCGGCGAATATCGGGCCCTGA
- the gluQRS gene encoding tRNA glutamyl-Q(34) synthetase GluQRS: protein MTTSERQKPVFRFAPSPNGQLHLGHALSALLNRDMAEAEHGRLLLRIEDIDQTRCTPEFEAGILRDLDWLGVGWESPVRRQSEHFPEYQAALHTLIDRRLVYPAFLTRGEVKTRVTAYEAAGKSWPRDPDGTPHYPANDRERPEDEWLEMLASGKKHAWRLDMRKALDLIGELLFWTETGDGRSGEIAAEPEVWGDVILSRSDAPSSYHLSVVVDDALQGVTHVVRGLDLFHATSVHRLLQVLLGLPQPVYHHHRLILDAAGRKLSKSDGDSGLGDLRARGMSGPDIRRLVGL, encoded by the coding sequence ATGACCACGAGCGAGCGTCAAAAACCTGTCTTTCGTTTTGCGCCGAGCCCCAACGGGCAGCTGCATCTCGGTCATGCCCTCTCGGCCCTCCTGAACCGCGACATGGCGGAGGCCGAGCATGGCCGCCTGCTGCTGCGCATCGAGGATATCGACCAGACGCGCTGCACGCCCGAGTTCGAGGCCGGCATCCTCAGGGATCTCGACTGGCTGGGGGTCGGCTGGGAAAGCCCGGTGCGGCGGCAGTCGGAACATTTCCCCGAATATCAGGCGGCACTGCACACGCTGATCGACCGCCGACTGGTCTATCCGGCCTTCCTGACGCGCGGCGAGGTGAAGACGCGCGTCACCGCCTATGAGGCGGCCGGTAAATCCTGGCCGCGCGATCCCGACGGCACGCCGCATTATCCCGCCAACGATCGCGAGCGGCCGGAAGACGAATGGCTAGAGATGCTGGCCTCGGGAAAGAAACATGCCTGGCGGCTCGATATGCGCAAGGCGCTCGACCTGATCGGCGAGCTCTTGTTCTGGACCGAAACCGGCGACGGCAGATCGGGCGAGATCGCCGCCGAGCCGGAAGTCTGGGGCGACGTCATCCTGTCGCGCTCGGACGCCCCGTCGAGCTATCATCTCTCCGTGGTGGTCGACGATGCGCTCCAGGGCGTCACCCATGTGGTGCGCGGGCTCGACCTCTTCCACGCGACATCGGTGCACCGGCTGCTGCAGGTGCTGCTCGGCCTGCCGCAGCCTGTCTATCATCATCATCGCCTCATTCTCGATGCTGCCGGCCGCAAGCTTTCGAAAAGCGACGGCGACAGCGGGCTTGGCGACCTGCGCGCCCGCGGCATGTCAGGGCCCGATATTCGCCGCCTTGTCGGGCTCTGA
- a CDS encoding DNA-3-methyladenine glycosylase, which produces MLSSAMDLGFEPLRGDVQIIRNEDDVRQGLEALLRLDPRLVPIAAEAGPVPLRLREPGFAGLAHIIVSQMVSRASAEAIWRRMQPADGLLTAEGYALLHAEAWRDFGLSRAKADTLSRIAETVASGQLDLAGLCLKPPEDALGELTALKGVGPWTAEVYLMFCGGHADVFPAGDVALQSAVGAAFGLAARPEAKALTALAEAWSPWRSVAARLFWAYYATKTRRDMVPTG; this is translated from the coding sequence ATGCTTTCTTCTGCCATGGATTTGGGTTTCGAACCACTGCGAGGCGATGTGCAGATCATCCGCAACGAAGACGACGTCAGGCAAGGGCTCGAAGCGCTGCTCCGTCTCGATCCGCGGCTTGTGCCGATCGCGGCGGAGGCCGGGCCTGTGCCGCTGCGGCTGCGCGAACCGGGTTTTGCCGGCCTTGCCCACATCATCGTCTCGCAGATGGTGTCGCGCGCCAGCGCCGAGGCGATCTGGCGGCGGATGCAGCCGGCCGACGGCCTCTTGACCGCCGAAGGCTACGCGCTGCTTCACGCCGAAGCCTGGCGCGACTTCGGCCTGTCGCGCGCCAAGGCCGATACCCTGTCGCGGATCGCCGAAACCGTTGCCTCCGGCCAGCTCGATCTTGCCGGGCTCTGCCTGAAGCCGCCCGAAGACGCGCTTGGCGAACTCACCGCGCTGAAGGGCGTCGGTCCGTGGACGGCGGAGGTCTATCTGATGTTCTGCGGCGGCCATGCCGATGTCTTCCCGGCCGGCGACGTCGCGCTGCAGAGTGCCGTCGGTGCGGCATTCGGTCTCGCGGCACGGCCCGAGGCAAAGGCGCTGACCGCGCTGGCGGAAGCCTGGTCGCCATGGCGCTCGGTGGCGGCACGGCTTTTCTGGGCCTATTACGCCACGAAAACGCGCCGCGACATGGTGCCGACCGGCTGA
- a CDS encoding HNH endonuclease, translated as MTIAVSPQALPALVLNADYRPLSYYPLSLWSWQDAIKAVFLDRVNIIAEYEHSVSSPSFSMRLPSVVCLKTYVQPSRNPAFTRFNVFLRDRFECQYCGAHDDLTFDHVIPRAHGGETTWENVVAACSPCNLRKGSKLPKQAGMFPAQKPYQPTVQDLHNNGRLFPPNYLHDSWLDYLYWDTELQP; from the coding sequence TTGACGATTGCAGTCTCCCCCCAGGCCCTGCCAGCGCTCGTCCTGAACGCTGACTACCGGCCGCTGAGTTATTACCCCTTGTCGCTGTGGTCCTGGCAGGACGCGATCAAGGCGGTATTTCTCGACCGTGTGAACATCATCGCAGAGTATGAACATTCGGTTTCCTCACCGAGTTTTTCGATGCGGCTTCCGAGTGTCGTGTGCCTCAAGACCTATGTTCAGCCGTCCCGCAATCCCGCTTTCACCCGGTTCAACGTCTTCCTGCGCGACCGGTTCGAATGCCAGTATTGCGGCGCCCATGACGATCTGACCTTCGATCACGTCATCCCGCGCGCCCATGGCGGCGAGACGACCTGGGAGAATGTCGTGGCCGCCTGCTCGCCCTGCAATCTGCGCAAGGGCAGCAAGCTTCCCAAGCAGGCAGGCATGTTCCCGGCGCAGAAGCCCTATCAGCCGACGGTGCAGGATCTGCACAATAACGGCCGGCTGTTTCCGCCGAACTATCTGCACGACAGCTGGCTCGACTATCTCTACTGGGATACCGAACTGCAGCCCTGA
- a CDS encoding disulfide bond formation protein B, translating into MTATASPLARPGFVYSILLAIGMAAAVGTALGFQYIGGYIPCALCLLQRQPYYYAIPIAILAAISELVGLPNWITRALILAAGMLMLVTAGMGVYHAGVEWHFWPGPSTCSTTASSMTTNAGDLLGELNTIKGPSCTDAALRVLGLSFAGWNVIAGILLAAFAFVGVRKAA; encoded by the coding sequence ATGACTGCCACCGCCTCGCCTCTCGCCCGCCCCGGCTTCGTCTATTCCATATTGCTCGCCATCGGCATGGCGGCGGCAGTCGGCACGGCGCTTGGTTTCCAATATATCGGCGGCTATATTCCCTGCGCGCTCTGCCTGCTGCAGCGCCAGCCTTACTATTACGCCATCCCGATCGCCATCCTCGCCGCTATTTCCGAGCTCGTCGGCCTGCCGAACTGGATCACCCGCGCGCTCATTCTCGCCGCCGGCATGCTGATGCTGGTGACGGCCGGCATGGGCGTCTATCACGCCGGCGTCGAATGGCATTTCTGGCCCGGCCCGTCCACTTGCTCGACCACCGCAAGCAGCATGACGACCAATGCCGGCGATCTGCTCGGCGAGCTCAACACGATCAAGGGCCCGTCCTGCACCGATGCGGCGCTGCGGGTGCTCGGCCTGTCCTTTGCCGGCTGGAACGTGATTGCCGGAATCCTGCTTGCCGCCTTCGCTTTTGTCGGCGTTCGCAAGGCGGCCTAA
- a CDS encoding YqaA family protein, producing the protein MLRRLYDWTMSLAARKSAEVWLAVIAFVESSVFLVPADVLFLPMALAKPERSYRYALIATIASVLGGIAGWALGFYAFETVARPVLEFYGKLDAFEDMKAYVTYEWILLLLVTSGLAHLPPIKIVTILSGVIHVNLGLFIVSAIVARGARFLFLAWLLRRYGEPIRDFIEKRLGQIVGIGATTVIVLYVGYRSFAH; encoded by the coding sequence ATGCTTCGCAGACTTTACGACTGGACCATGTCTCTGGCCGCGCGCAAATCGGCCGAAGTCTGGCTCGCCGTCATCGCCTTCGTCGAAAGCTCCGTCTTTCTCGTCCCCGCCGATGTGCTGTTCCTGCCGATGGCGCTTGCCAAGCCGGAACGCTCCTATCGCTACGCGCTGATCGCGACCATCGCTTCCGTGCTCGGCGGCATCGCCGGCTGGGCGCTCGGCTTTTACGCCTTTGAGACGGTGGCGCGGCCGGTTCTCGAATTCTACGGCAAGCTCGACGCCTTCGAAGACATGAAGGCCTATGTCACCTACGAGTGGATCCTGCTGCTGCTCGTTACATCGGGTCTTGCGCATCTGCCGCCGATCAAGATCGTCACGATTCTCTCCGGCGTCATTCACGTCAATCTGGGTCTTTTCATTGTTTCGGCGATTGTTGCACGCGGCGCGCGTTTCCTCTTCCTCGCCTGGCTGCTGCGCCGCTACGGCGAGCCGATCCGTGATTTCATCGAGAAGCGCCTCGGCCAGATCGTCGGCATCGGCGCCACTACGGTGATTGTGCTATATGTCGGCTACCGCTCTTTCGCTCACTAA